In one Aeromicrobium wangtongii genomic region, the following are encoded:
- a CDS encoding sensor histidine kinase, whose product MPSLDDIAKFQTSLSTDDVAWLHDLVADWQIIADLSFSDLVLWVPDSEAKGMWAGAQIRPTTGPTTLLEDVAGTFLPTGRDDSLEIALATGRPVAGAEDQPDGSRGPAEVIPVRRAGHTVAVISRRRSGTALRSSSALENSYLEAAGELAEMIRRGEFPVPGTRTDLSDSLRVGDGFIRTDSRGAVRYASPNAMSAYRRLGLAGDLVGTQLGDVTTRLVGRRPTDRGARALLGSRESAEAEVENGSASLLLRVIPLRSAGQPSGALILLRDVTELRLRERELVSKEATIREIHHRVKNNLQTVAALLRLQGRRMENPEARAALEEAVRRVGSIALVHETLSQSFSDFVEFDDIADRLLRNVLDVSNGPAGGSLVKPERFGSFGLLPGEIATPLSMVLTELIQNASAHAYEGSGGTLTLAVNRIRDKIRLRVSDDGVGLPADFDPASSLGLSIVTTLVQSELGGTLSFEERVGGGTTVAISLQV is encoded by the coding sequence ATGCCCTCGCTGGACGACATCGCCAAGTTCCAGACCTCCCTGTCCACCGACGACGTGGCGTGGTTGCACGACCTAGTCGCGGACTGGCAGATCATCGCCGACCTGTCCTTCTCCGATCTCGTCCTCTGGGTCCCCGACAGCGAGGCCAAGGGGATGTGGGCCGGGGCGCAGATCCGTCCCACGACCGGCCCCACGACGCTGCTCGAGGACGTCGCAGGCACCTTCTTGCCGACCGGGCGCGACGACTCGCTCGAGATCGCCCTGGCCACCGGACGTCCCGTGGCCGGCGCCGAGGACCAGCCCGATGGCAGCCGGGGGCCGGCCGAGGTGATCCCGGTGCGCCGGGCCGGCCACACCGTCGCGGTCATCTCCCGGCGCCGCAGCGGGACCGCCCTGCGCTCGTCCAGCGCCTTGGAGAACTCCTACCTGGAGGCGGCCGGCGAGCTGGCCGAGATGATCCGCCGTGGCGAGTTCCCGGTCCCGGGCACCCGAACCGATCTGTCCGACTCGCTGAGGGTCGGCGATGGCTTCATCCGCACCGACTCCCGCGGTGCGGTCCGGTACGCGAGCCCGAATGCGATGTCGGCCTACCGCCGGCTCGGACTCGCCGGTGATCTAGTGGGCACCCAGCTGGGCGACGTGACGACCCGGCTGGTCGGACGCCGTCCCACCGACCGCGGTGCGCGGGCGTTGCTGGGCAGCCGGGAGAGCGCCGAGGCCGAGGTCGAGAACGGCTCGGCCTCGCTGCTGCTGCGGGTCATCCCGCTGCGCTCGGCCGGACAGCCCAGTGGCGCGCTGATCCTGTTGCGTGATGTCACGGAGCTGCGTCTGCGCGAGCGCGAGCTGGTCTCGAAGGAGGCCACGATCCGCGAGATCCACCACCGGGTGAAGAACAACCTGCAGACCGTGGCCGCGCTGCTGCGCCTGCAGGGGCGACGCATGGAGAACCCGGAGGCACGCGCAGCGCTGGAGGAGGCCGTGCGCAGGGTCGGGTCGATCGCGCTGGTCCACGAGACGCTGAGCCAGTCGTTCAGCGACTTCGTCGAGTTCGACGACATCGCCGACCGTCTGCTGCGCAACGTCCTGGACGTCTCCAACGGCCCGGCCGGGGGGAGCCTGGTCAAGCCCGAGCGGTTCGGCAGCTTCGGGCTGCTGCCCGGCGAGATCGCCACGCCGTTGTCGATGGTGCTGACCGAGCTCATCCAGAACGCGTCGGCGCACGCCTACGAGGGATCGGGCGGGACGCTGACGCTCGCGGTCAATCGCATCCGCGACAAGATCCGCCTGCGGGTCAGCGACGACGGCGTCGGGCTGCCCGCGGACTTCGATCCGGCCAGCAGCCTGGGGCTGTCGATCGTGACGACGCTGGTCCAAAGTGAGCTGGGGGGGACCCTGTCGTTCGAGGAGCGCGTCGGTGGCGGCACGACGGTCGCGATCTCGCTGCAGGTCTGA
- a CDS encoding multifunctional oxoglutarate decarboxylase/oxoglutarate dehydrogenase thiamine pyrophosphate-binding subunit/dihydrolipoyllysine-residue succinyltransferase subunit encodes MSASTQSEEAIEAVAESSQDHSTPDFGTNQWLVEEMHDRFTADPSSVDETWVKFFTTGDGASFNSSASTSSNGTAAAAAPAAEAPRAPLTSPESDRKPAAKTQPATASAPEEKAPDSPAPVAPVPATPPAAAKKSPAKPAEAKPAAGPGDVEKVVLRGAAARTVQNMDASLSVPTATSVRSVPVKLLFDNRTVINNHLARARGGKVSFTHLIGYAIVQAVKAMPEMNTGYEVDAKGKPNQLKPEHINFGLAIDLQKPDGSRQLLVPSIKATETMSFAEFWAAYETMVRKARDGKLEVSDFQGTTLSLTNPGGIGTNHSVPRLMAGQGVIIGVGSMEYPPEFQGASEHTLAQMAISKMVTLTSTYDHRVIQGAQSGEFLKRVHGLLLGENGFYDEIFRSLKIPYEPIRWAQDIAVSHDDQVHKQSRVLELIHAFRVRGHLMADTNPLDSSPRSHPDLDTASHGLTLWDLDREFATGSFKSDKRFMKLREILGILRDSYARTIGVEYMHIQSPTEREWFQERIERPHTKPPREEQLRILQKLNQAEAFETFLQTKFVGQKRFSLEGGETTIPFLDEICEAAAADKLEEVCIGMAHRGRLNALVNIAGKRASQVFREFEGNIDPRTVQGSGDVKYHLGVEGEFTSGNGDKVKVSIAANPSHLEVVDPVLEGIARAKQDRLNRGQEYPVLPVLVHGDAAFAGQGVVAETLNLSQLRGYRTGGTIHLIVNNQVGFTTSPSSSRSSTYCTDVARMIQAPVFHVNGDDPEACIRVAQLAYEYRQTFNKDVVIDLVCYRRRGHNEGDDPSFTQPLMYDTINAKKSVRKLYTEALVGRGDITLEEAEAALSDYQAQLERNFAEVKEASSPDLDYTRTPDYPEKPEHTGELITAITPETMKAVADAYTNVPEGFTVHPKVLPQLQRRAQSISAGPIDWGTGEILAMGSLLLDGRPIRISGQDTRRGTFSSRFATIIDRTNADEWTPLANVGDEQATFHVYDSLLSEYAALGFEYGYSVARPEALTIWEAQFGDFVNGAQSVIDEYISSGETKWGQKSGVVLLLPHGYEGQGPDHSSARIERFLTLCADDAMTIAQPSTPASYFHLLRRQALESEHRPLVVFTPKSMLRSKAAASQPDDFTAGSFRPVIGDDKVDPASVERVLVCSGRVTWDLMAEREKRESGQSRTAIVRLEQIYPRPVDELNAEIAKYPNAREVRWVQDEPANQGPWPHIALHFSGEFGGLPLLRVSRPESSAPSVGSHNRHVEEQATLMQQAFA; translated from the coding sequence ATGTCTGCCAGCACACAATCGGAAGAGGCGATCGAGGCTGTGGCCGAGTCCTCACAAGACCATTCAACCCCTGATTTCGGCACCAACCAGTGGCTCGTCGAAGAGATGCACGACCGCTTCACGGCCGACCCCTCGTCCGTGGACGAGACGTGGGTGAAGTTCTTCACCACCGGTGACGGCGCTTCGTTCAACAGCAGCGCGTCGACGTCGTCCAACGGCACCGCCGCTGCGGCCGCGCCGGCGGCCGAGGCCCCCCGCGCGCCGCTGACCTCGCCGGAGTCCGATCGCAAGCCTGCTGCCAAGACGCAGCCTGCGACGGCGTCGGCTCCCGAGGAGAAGGCCCCGGACTCCCCCGCCCCGGTCGCTCCGGTACCGGCCACGCCTCCCGCGGCGGCCAAGAAGTCGCCGGCCAAGCCCGCCGAGGCCAAGCCGGCCGCCGGTCCCGGCGATGTCGAGAAGGTCGTGCTGCGCGGCGCCGCCGCCCGCACCGTCCAGAACATGGACGCGAGCCTGTCGGTACCGACCGCGACCAGCGTCCGGTCCGTACCGGTCAAGCTGTTGTTCGACAACCGCACGGTGATCAACAACCACCTCGCCCGCGCACGCGGCGGCAAGGTGTCGTTCACCCACCTGATCGGCTACGCGATCGTGCAGGCCGTCAAGGCCATGCCCGAGATGAACACCGGCTACGAGGTCGACGCCAAGGGCAAGCCGAACCAGCTCAAGCCCGAGCACATCAACTTCGGTCTCGCGATCGACCTGCAGAAGCCCGATGGATCCCGTCAGCTGCTGGTGCCGTCGATCAAGGCCACCGAGACCATGAGCTTCGCGGAGTTCTGGGCGGCCTACGAGACGATGGTGCGCAAGGCCCGCGACGGCAAGCTGGAGGTCTCGGACTTCCAGGGCACGACGTTGAGCCTGACCAACCCCGGTGGCATCGGCACCAACCACTCGGTGCCCCGCCTCATGGCCGGCCAGGGCGTCATCATCGGCGTCGGCTCGATGGAGTACCCGCCGGAGTTCCAGGGCGCGTCCGAGCACACGCTGGCGCAGATGGCGATCTCCAAGATGGTCACCCTGACGTCGACGTACGACCACCGCGTCATCCAGGGCGCCCAGTCCGGTGAGTTCCTCAAGCGCGTCCACGGCCTGCTGCTGGGCGAGAACGGCTTCTACGACGAGATCTTCCGCTCGCTGAAGATCCCCTACGAGCCGATCCGCTGGGCCCAGGACATCGCGGTCAGCCACGATGACCAAGTCCACAAGCAGTCCCGCGTCCTGGAGCTCATCCACGCCTTCCGCGTGCGCGGCCACCTCATGGCCGACACGAACCCGCTGGACAGCTCCCCGCGCAGCCACCCCGATCTCGACACCGCCTCGCACGGCCTGACGCTGTGGGACCTGGATCGCGAGTTCGCGACGGGCTCGTTCAAGAGCGACAAGCGCTTCATGAAGCTGCGCGAGATCCTCGGGATCCTGCGCGACTCCTACGCCCGCACGATCGGCGTGGAGTACATGCACATCCAGTCCCCGACCGAGCGCGAGTGGTTCCAGGAGCGCATCGAGCGCCCGCACACCAAGCCGCCGCGCGAGGAGCAGCTGCGCATCCTGCAGAAGCTCAACCAGGCCGAGGCCTTCGAGACCTTCCTGCAGACCAAGTTCGTCGGCCAGAAGCGATTCAGCCTCGAGGGTGGCGAGACCACGATCCCGTTCCTCGACGAGATCTGTGAGGCTGCTGCCGCCGACAAGCTCGAAGAGGTCTGCATCGGCATGGCCCACCGAGGCCGCCTCAACGCGCTGGTCAACATCGCCGGCAAGCGTGCCAGCCAGGTGTTCCGCGAGTTCGAGGGCAACATCGACCCGCGCACCGTGCAGGGCTCCGGCGACGTCAAGTACCACCTGGGCGTCGAGGGCGAGTTCACCTCGGGCAACGGCGACAAGGTCAAGGTCTCCATCGCGGCCAACCCGTCGCACCTGGAGGTCGTCGACCCCGTGCTCGAGGGCATCGCCCGCGCCAAGCAGGACCGCCTCAACCGCGGACAGGAGTACCCGGTCCTCCCGGTGCTCGTCCACGGTGACGCGGCCTTCGCCGGCCAGGGTGTCGTCGCCGAGACGCTCAACCTCTCGCAGCTGCGCGGCTACCGCACCGGCGGCACGATCCACCTGATCGTCAACAACCAGGTCGGCTTCACCACGTCGCCGTCCTCGTCGCGCTCCTCGACGTACTGCACCGATGTCGCCCGGATGATCCAGGCACCGGTGTTCCACGTCAACGGCGACGACCCGGAGGCGTGCATCCGTGTGGCCCAGCTGGCCTACGAGTACCGCCAGACGTTCAACAAGGACGTCGTCATCGACCTGGTCTGCTACCGCCGTCGCGGCCACAACGAGGGCGACGACCCCAGCTTCACCCAGCCGCTGATGTACGACACGATCAACGCCAAGAAGTCGGTGCGCAAGCTCTACACCGAGGCCCTGGTCGGACGTGGCGACATCACGCTGGAGGAGGCCGAGGCCGCCCTCAGCGACTACCAGGCGCAGCTCGAGCGCAACTTCGCGGAGGTCAAGGAGGCGTCGAGCCCCGACCTGGACTACACGCGGACACCGGACTACCCCGAGAAGCCCGAGCACACCGGTGAGCTGATCACCGCGATCACGCCCGAGACGATGAAGGCCGTCGCGGACGCCTACACGAATGTCCCCGAGGGCTTCACGGTCCACCCGAAGGTCCTGCCGCAGCTCCAGCGCCGCGCGCAGTCCATCTCGGCGGGACCGATCGACTGGGGCACCGGCGAGATCCTGGCCATGGGATCGCTGCTGCTGGATGGTCGTCCGATCCGCATCTCGGGTCAGGACACCCGCCGTGGCACGTTCTCGTCACGCTTCGCCACCATCATCGACCGCACCAACGCGGACGAGTGGACGCCGCTGGCCAACGTCGGCGACGAGCAGGCCACGTTCCACGTCTACGACTCGCTGCTGAGCGAGTACGCCGCACTCGGCTTCGAGTACGGCTACTCGGTGGCCCGTCCCGAGGCGCTGACGATCTGGGAGGCCCAGTTCGGCGACTTCGTCAACGGCGCCCAGTCCGTCATCGACGAGTACATCTCCTCGGGCGAGACCAAGTGGGGTCAGAAGTCGGGCGTCGTGCTGCTGCTGCCGCACGGCTACGAGGGCCAGGGACCCGATCACTCGTCGGCGCGCATCGAGCGCTTCCTGACGCTGTGCGCGGACGATGCGATGACCATCGCGCAGCCCTCGACCCCGGCGTCGTACTTCCACCTGCTGCGTCGCCAGGCGCTGGAGAGCGAGCACCGTCCGCTGGTGGTGTTCACGCCGAAGTCGATGCTGCGCAGCAAGGCAGCGGCATCGCAGCCCGACGACTTCACGGCCGGCTCGTTCCGTCCGGTCATCGGCGATGACAAGGTCGACCCGGCTTCGGTCGAGCGCGTCCTGGTCTGCTCCGGCCGCGTGACGTGGGACCTCATGGCCGAGCGGGAGAAGCGCGAGTCGGGTCAGTCCCGCACCGCGATCGTCCGTCTCGAGCAGATCTACCCGCGTCCCGTCGACGAGCTGAACGCCGAGATCGCCAAGTACCCCAATGCCCGCGAGGTGCGTTGGGTGCAGGACGAGCCCGCCAACCAGGGTCCGTGGCCGCACATCGCGCTGCACTTCAGCGGCGAGTTCGGTGGTCTCCCGCTGCTGCGGGTCTCGCGTCCGGAGTCGTCGGCCCCGTCGGTCGGTTCGCACAACCGTCACGTCGAGGAGCAGGCCACGCTCATGCAGCAGGCCTTCGCCTGA
- a CDS encoding AAA family ATPase: MRFDQPPVVRVSRDPHATYDRRVWPHTIPAVAQLMADGLDLPPGVTFLVGENGSGKSTLVEAIAGAYGLSPAGGSSHGLHQTRATESPLHRDLLVQRGIGTGHWGFFLRAETMHGWYTYMDQHGGGNDADYHAMSHGESFLEVLTRKFDSPSFYCLDEPEAALSFSSTLSLIRVLHDVVQDGGQVLCATHSPVLASMPGAHILEVGAWGLRETAWNDLELVRHWRAYLDAPMRYLRHTLAED, translated from the coding sequence GTGCGCTTCGACCAGCCCCCGGTCGTGCGGGTCAGCCGCGACCCGCACGCGACGTACGACCGCCGCGTCTGGCCGCACACGATCCCGGCGGTGGCACAACTCATGGCCGATGGCCTGGACCTGCCTCCCGGCGTCACCTTCCTCGTGGGCGAGAACGGCTCGGGCAAGTCGACGCTGGTCGAGGCCATCGCGGGCGCGTACGGGCTCTCGCCCGCGGGCGGCAGCTCGCACGGGCTCCACCAGACCCGGGCCACCGAGTCGCCCCTGCACCGCGATCTGCTCGTCCAGCGGGGCATCGGCACCGGCCACTGGGGATTCTTCCTGCGCGCCGAGACGATGCACGGCTGGTACACCTACATGGACCAGCACGGTGGCGGCAACGACGCGGACTACCACGCGATGAGCCACGGGGAGTCGTTCCTGGAGGTGCTGACCCGCAAGTTCGACTCGCCGAGCTTCTACTGCCTCGACGAGCCGGAGGCCGCGCTGTCGTTCAGCTCGACGCTGAGCCTGATCCGCGTCCTGCACGATGTCGTGCAGGACGGTGGGCAGGTGCTGTGCGCGACACACTCCCCCGTCCTGGCGTCGATGCCCGGAGCGCACATCCTCGAGGTCGGCGCGTGGGGACTGCGCGAGACCGCCTGGAACGACCTCGAGCTCGTCCGGCACTGGCGGGCGTACCTGGACGCCCCGATGCGCTACCTGCGGCACACCCTCGCAGAGGACTGA
- a CDS encoding WhiB family transcriptional regulator: MDWRHKSACLDEDPELFFPIGNTGPAILQIEEAKVVCRRCDVREQCLQWALESGQDHGVWGGLSEDERRTLKRRNARARIRTA; encoded by the coding sequence ATGGATTGGCGCCACAAGTCGGCATGCCTCGATGAGGATCCTGAGCTCTTCTTCCCCATCGGCAACACGGGTCCCGCCATCTTGCAGATCGAAGAGGCCAAGGTCGTATGCCGCCGCTGTGATGTTCGCGAACAGTGCCTTCAGTGGGCACTCGAGTCCGGACAGGACCACGGTGTGTGGGGAGGCTTGAGCGAAGACGAACGTCGAACGCTGAAGCGTCGCAATGCTCGTGCACGTATTCGTACGGCTTGA
- a CDS encoding DUF6104 family protein — protein sequence MYFTDRGIEELQSRRGDEEVTFAWLAEQLSTFVDLNPDFEIPVERLATWLARLDDDDE from the coding sequence ATGTACTTCACGGATCGCGGTATCGAGGAGCTCCAGAGCCGGCGAGGTGACGAAGAGGTCACCTTCGCCTGGCTCGCCGAGCAGCTCAGCACGTTCGTGGACCTGAACCCGGACTTCGAGATCCCGGTGGAGCGCCTCGCCACGTGGCTCGCCCGCCTGGACGACGACGACGAGTGA
- a CDS encoding NAD(P)-dependent malic enzyme: MVATDIDLPHDLIDPDDAVFALHRGGKMSIESSVPIRDTDDLSLAYTPGVARVCEAIASDPELAHDYTWVSNTVAVVTDGTAVLGLGDIGPAASMPVMEGKAILFKQFGGVDAIPIALDTTDVDEIVETVVRLAPSFGGINLEDISSPRCFEIERRLIERLDIPVFHDDQHGTAVVTLAALINAARLTDRDLEDFKVVISGAGAAGVAITKILQSAGVRRIAVVDRSGVIHPGREDLNDVKRWLAEQTSAWARPGTIADALDGADVFIGVSGGTVPEEAVARMAPEAIVFAMANPHPEIHPDVAHKYARVVATGRSDFPNQINNVLVFPGIFRGALDVRATRISEGMKLAAATAIADLVGDEISESYVIPSPFDPRVATAVARAVTDTARREGLARRPY, encoded by the coding sequence ATGGTTGCTACAGACATCGACCTGCCCCACGACCTGATCGACCCCGACGATGCGGTCTTCGCCCTGCACCGCGGCGGCAAGATGAGCATCGAGTCGTCCGTGCCCATCCGCGACACCGATGACCTCTCCCTGGCGTACACCCCCGGTGTCGCGCGGGTCTGCGAGGCCATCGCGTCCGACCCGGAGCTCGCCCACGACTACACCTGGGTCTCGAACACCGTCGCCGTGGTGACCGACGGGACCGCGGTCCTCGGCCTCGGGGACATCGGCCCCGCGGCCTCCATGCCGGTCATGGAGGGCAAGGCGATCCTGTTCAAGCAGTTCGGCGGCGTCGATGCGATCCCGATCGCCCTCGACACGACCGATGTCGACGAGATCGTCGAGACGGTCGTGCGGCTCGCGCCGTCATTCGGCGGCATCAACCTCGAGGACATCTCGAGTCCCCGCTGCTTCGAGATCGAGCGCCGACTCATCGAGCGGCTCGACATCCCGGTCTTCCACGACGACCAGCACGGCACCGCGGTCGTGACCCTCGCGGCGCTCATCAACGCTGCCCGGCTGACCGACCGCGACCTCGAGGACTTCAAGGTCGTCATCTCCGGCGCGGGCGCCGCCGGTGTCGCCATCACCAAGATCCTGCAGTCCGCAGGGGTCCGCAGGATCGCCGTGGTCGACCGGTCGGGTGTCATCCACCCCGGCCGTGAGGACCTCAACGACGTCAAGCGGTGGCTGGCCGAGCAGACGTCCGCCTGGGCCCGTCCCGGCACGATCGCGGACGCGCTGGACGGGGCTGACGTGTTCATCGGTGTCTCCGGCGGAACGGTGCCGGAGGAGGCCGTCGCCCGGATGGCGCCGGAGGCGATCGTGTTCGCGATGGCCAACCCCCACCCGGAGATCCATCCCGATGTCGCCCACAAGTACGCCCGCGTGGTCGCCACCGGCCGCTCGGACTTCCCCAACCAGATCAACAACGTGCTGGTCTTCCCGGGGATCTTCCGCGGTGCGCTCGACGTCCGCGCGACCCGCATCTCGGAGGGCATGAAGCTGGCCGCCGCCACCGCGATCGCCGATCTGGTGGGCGACGAGATCAGCGAGAGCTACGTGATCCCCTCGCCGTTCGACCCGCGTGTCGCGACCGCCGTGGCGCGGGCCGTGACGGACACTGCACGTCGTGAGGGCCTCGCCCGCCGTCCCTACTGA
- a CDS encoding zinc-binding dehydrogenase — MFAVYAGQIRPDSPLDGLVVGERPEPEVPDGWTTVTVKAASINHHDVWSLRGVGLAEKSLPMILGCDAAGYDEDGNEVLVHAVISDPSWRGDETLDPRRSLLSERHQGTFAERVAVPTRNIVPKPAGLSFAEAACLPTAWLTAYRMLFTQSGLKQGDTVLVQGAGGGVATAAITLARAAGFRVYATSRDEDKRARAVEIGAHEAFESGARLPTKVDAVMETVGAATWSHSVKSMRPGGTIVISGATSGDAPSHAELTRIFFQQMRVHGSTMGTRDELHALAQFMDVTGTRPLIDREIPMDQAADGLQSIIDGSVFGKIVLTL, encoded by the coding sequence ATGTTCGCGGTCTACGCCGGCCAGATCCGTCCCGACAGCCCGTTGGACGGCCTCGTCGTGGGGGAGCGCCCCGAGCCCGAGGTCCCCGACGGGTGGACGACCGTGACCGTCAAGGCGGCCTCGATCAACCATCACGACGTGTGGAGCCTGCGCGGCGTCGGCCTCGCCGAGAAGTCGCTGCCGATGATCCTGGGCTGCGACGCCGCCGGGTACGACGAGGACGGCAACGAGGTCCTGGTGCACGCGGTGATCAGCGATCCGTCGTGGCGTGGTGACGAGACCCTCGACCCCCGCCGGTCGCTGCTGTCGGAGCGCCACCAGGGGACGTTCGCCGAGCGGGTGGCGGTGCCGACCCGCAACATCGTGCCGAAGCCGGCGGGCCTGTCGTTCGCCGAGGCCGCCTGCCTGCCGACGGCGTGGCTCACGGCCTACCGGATGCTGTTCACGCAGTCCGGCCTCAAGCAGGGCGACACGGTGCTGGTGCAGGGCGCCGGCGGCGGTGTCGCGACGGCGGCGATCACGCTGGCCCGCGCGGCCGGCTTCCGGGTCTACGCGACCAGCCGCGACGAGGACAAGCGGGCCCGGGCCGTCGAGATCGGCGCCCACGAGGCGTTCGAGTCCGGCGCCCGGCTGCCCACGAAGGTCGATGCGGTGATGGAGACCGTCGGCGCCGCGACGTGGTCGCACTCGGTGAAGTCGATGCGTCCCGGCGGGACGATCGTCATCTCGGGCGCGACGTCCGGCGACGCGCCCTCGCACGCCGAGCTCACCCGGATCTTCTTCCAGCAGATGCGCGTCCACGGCTCGACGATGGGCACCCGCGACGAGCTGCACGCGCTCGCGCAGTTCATGGACGTGACCGGGACGCGTCCGCTGATCGACCGGGAGATCCCGATGGACCAGGCCGCCGATGGCCTGCAGAGCATCATCGACGGTTCGGTCTTCGGCAAGATCGTCCTGACCCTCTAG
- a CDS encoding DUF2785 domain-containing protein, which translates to MDVPADRSLDESTVELVEMLGHPNPRMREDLAYPLLTTWLTRGVYDDLLTGLGDGITPGMRQGLGRDGDISVVRRSYSALMLAEIIGRDNNEHLVSSSSVLDWGDRATTWYVREQDHRGWIPELGWANTIAHGADLLAALARSRHFGRLELTVLLDVIADRVLAPTAYIWGHGDVDRLAYAVMTLLHRNELDPGIVEPWLARLGEGIRPPRTRGHLAAEWPPPSVRNTSSFLRALHLQLALGVQGRDDLRTDAELFAQPPAHRADLLLAVLDQIRAEQPWLYRPTTKARPLGGERTVK; encoded by the coding sequence ATGGATGTGCCCGCGGACCGCAGCCTGGACGAGTCCACCGTGGAGCTCGTCGAGATGCTCGGCCATCCGAATCCCCGCATGCGCGAGGACCTGGCCTATCCCCTGCTGACCACCTGGCTCACGCGCGGCGTCTACGACGACCTGCTCACCGGGCTCGGCGACGGGATCACCCCCGGCATGCGTCAGGGGCTCGGCCGCGACGGCGACATCTCGGTCGTGCGCCGCTCCTACAGCGCCCTGATGCTGGCCGAGATCATCGGCCGCGACAACAACGAGCACCTGGTGTCGTCGTCCTCGGTGCTGGACTGGGGCGACCGGGCCACCACCTGGTACGTCCGCGAGCAGGACCACCGCGGCTGGATCCCCGAGCTGGGCTGGGCCAACACGATCGCCCACGGCGCCGACCTGCTCGCTGCGCTGGCCCGCTCACGACACTTCGGGCGCCTCGAGCTCACCGTGCTGCTGGACGTCATCGCCGATCGCGTGCTGGCGCCGACCGCCTACATCTGGGGCCACGGCGACGTCGACCGCCTCGCCTACGCCGTCATGACCCTGCTGCACCGCAACGAGCTCGACCCCGGCATCGTCGAGCCGTGGCTCGCCCGGCTGGGCGAGGGCATCAGGCCACCACGCACCCGTGGCCACCTGGCGGCCGAGTGGCCACCCCCCAGCGTCCGCAACACCTCATCGTTCCTTCGGGCGCTGCACCTGCAGCTCGCCCTGGGCGTGCAGGGCCGCGACGACCTGCGCACCGACGCCGAGCTCTTCGCCCAGCCTCCGGCCCACCGCGCCGACCTCCTGCTGGCCGTGCTGGACCAGATCCGGGCCGAGCAGCCGTGGCTGTACCGCCCCACGACGAAGGCGCGTCCACTCGGCGGAGAGCGTACCGTCAAGTAA